In the Gorilla gorilla gorilla isolate KB3781 chromosome 10, NHGRI_mGorGor1-v2.1_pri, whole genome shotgun sequence genome, one interval contains:
- the CKAP4 gene encoding cytoskeleton-associated protein 4: MPSAKQRGSKGGHSAASPSEKGAHPSGGADDVAKKPPPAPQQPPPPAPHPQQHPQQHPQQHPQNQAHGKGGHRGGGGGKSSSSSSASAASAAASSSASCSRRLGRALNFLFYLALVAAAAFSGWCVHHVLEEVQQVRRSHQDFSRQREELGQGLQGVEQKVQSLQATFGTFESILRSSQHKQDLTEKAVKQGESEVSRISEVLQKLQNEILKDLSDGIHVVKDARERDFTSLENTVEERLTELTKSINDNIAIFTEVQKRSQKEINDMKAKVASLEESEGHKQDLKALKEAVKEIQTSAKSREWDMEALRSTLQTMESNVYTEVRELVSLKQEQQAFKEAADTERLALQALTEKLLRSEESVSRLPEEIRRLEEELRQLKSDSHGPKEDGGFRHSEAFEALQQKSQGLDSRLQHVEDGVLSMQVASARQTESLESLLSKSQEHEQRLAALQGRLEGLGSSEADQDGLASTVRSLGEAQLVLYGDVEELKRSVGELPSTVESLQKVQEQVHTLLSQDQAQAARLPPQDFLDRLSSLDNLKASVSQVEADLKMLRTAVDSLVAYSVKIETNENNLESAKGLLDDLRNDLDRLFVKVEKIHEKV; this comes from the exons ATGCCCTCGGCCAAACAAAGGGGCTCCAAGGGCGGCCACAGCGCCGCGAGCCCCTCGGAGAAGGGTGCCCACCCGTCGGGCGGCGCGGATGACGTGGCGAAGAAGCCGCCGCCGGCGCCGCAAcagccgccgccgcccgcgccgCACCCGCAGCAGCACCCGCAGCAGCACCCGCAGCAGCACCCGCAGAACCAGGCGCACGGCAAGGGCGGCcaccgcggcggcggcggcggcaagtcctcctcctcctcctccgcctccgcCGCCTCCGCCGCCGCCTCGTCCTCGGCGTCCTGCTCGCGCAGGCTCGGCAGGGCGCTCAACTTTCTCTTCTACCTCGCCCTGGTGGCGGCGGCCGCTTTCTCGGGCTGGTGCGTCCACCACGTCCTGGAGGAGGTCCAGCAGGTCCGGCGCAGCCACCAGGACTTCTCCCGgcagagggaggagctgggccaggGCTTGCAGGGCGTCGAGCAGAAG GTGCAGTCTTTGCAAGCCACATTTGGAACTTTTGAGTCCATCTTGAGAAGCTCCCAACATAAACAAGACCTCACAGAGAAAGCTGTGAAGCAAGGGGAGAGTGAGGTCAGCCGGATCAGCGAAGTGCTGCAGAAACTCCAGAATGAGATTCTCAAAGACCTCTCGGATGGGATCCATGTGGTGAAGGACGCCCGGGAGCGGGACTTCACATCCCTGGAGAACACGGTGGAGGAGCGGCTGACGGAGCTCACCAAATCCATCAACGATAACATCGCCATCTTCACAGAAGTCCAGAAGAGGAGCCAGAAGGAGATCAATGACATGAAGGCAAAGGTTGCCTCCCTGGAAGAATCTGAGGGGCACAAGCAGGATTTGAAAGCCTTAAAGGAAGCTGTGAAGGAGATACAGACCTCAGCCAAGTCCAGAGAGTGGGACATGGAGGCCCTGAGAAGTACCCTTCAGACTATGGAGTCCAACGTCTACACCGAGGTCCGCGAGCTGGTGAGCCTCAAGCAGGAGCAGCAGGCTTTCAAGGAGGCGGCCGACACGGAGCGGCTCGCCCTGCAGGCCCTCACGGAGAAGCTTCTCAGGTCCGAGGAGTCCGTCTCCCGCCTCCCGGAGGAGATCCGGAGACTGGAGGAAGAGCTCCGCCAGCTGAAGTCCGATTCCCACGGGCCGAAGGAGGACGGAGGCTTCAGACACTCGGAAGCCTTCGAGGCGCTCCAGCAAAAGAGTCAGGGACTGGACTCCAGGCTCCAGCACGTGGAGGATGGGGTGCTCTCTATGCAGGTGGCTTCTGCGCGCCAGACCGAGAGCCTGGAGTCCCTCCTGTCCAAGAGCCAGGAGCACGAGCAGCGCCTGGCCGCCCTGCAGGGGCGCCTGGAAGGCCTCGGGTCCTCAGAGGCAGACCAGGATggcctggccagcacggtgagGAGCCTGGGCGAGGCCCAGCTGGTGCTCTACGGCGACGTGGAGGAGCTGAAGAGGAGTGTGGGCGAGCTCCCCAGCACCGTGGAATCACTCCAGAAGGTGCAGGAGCAGGTGCACACGCTGCTCAGTCAGGACCAAGCCCAGGCCGCCCGTCTGCCTCCTCAGGACTTCCTGGACAGACTTTCTTCTCTAGACAACCTGAAAGCCTCAGTCAGCCAAGTGGAGGCAGACTTGAAAATGCTCAGGACTGCTGTGGACAGTTTGGTTGCATACTCGGTCAAAAtagaaaccaacgagaacaatcTGGAATCAGCCAAGGGTTTACTAGATGACCTGAGGAATGATCTGGATAGGTTGTTTGTGAAAGTGGAGAAGATTCACGAAAAGGTCTAA